From one Sciurus carolinensis chromosome 9, mSciCar1.2, whole genome shotgun sequence genomic stretch:
- the LOC124993026 gene encoding nmrA-like family domain-containing protein 1 — translation MANRKVITVFGATGAQGGSVTKALLESKHFVVRALTRDVTRPKALELQGLGAEVVKCDLDDKALVEAALKGAYGVFVVTNFWEHCSRDKEVCQGKLVADTAKLLGLKHVVYSGLENVEQLSGGKLHVPHFDGKGEVEEYFWSIGVPMTSVRLPVYFETFLTTWKPAKAPDGDYYTLALPLGDVPMHGFSVADVGAVVSSIFNSPEEFIGKAVGLSAEALTTQQYADVLSKSLGKDVRDAKITPEAYGRLGFRAAKELADMFRFFQMKPDHDVKLTHRLNPKVKSFSQFISENLGAFKDI, via the exons ATGGCCAACAGGAAAGTAATTACAGTGTTTGGAGCAACAG GAGCTCAAGGAGGCTCTGTGACCAAGGCTCTTTTGGAGAGCAAACATTTTGTAGTGAGAGCACTGACGAGGGATGTGACTCGACCAAAAGCCCTAGAGCTGCAAGGTCTTGGAGCTGAGGTGGTAAAATGTGATCTGGATGACAAAGCATTAGTGGAGGCTGCTTTAAAAGGAGCCTATGGTGTCTTTGTGGTGACCAACTTCTGGGAGCATTGCAGCAGAGACAAGGAAGTGTGTCAG GGAAAGCTGGTGGCAGACACTGCCAAGCTCCTGGGGCTGAAGCACGTGGTGTACAGCGGCCTGGAGAACGTGGAGCAGCTGAGTGGGGGCAAGTTGCACGTGCCGCACTTTGATGGGAAGGGAGAGGTGGAGGAGTATTTCTGGTCCATTGGAGTTCCCATGACCAGCGTCCGCTTGCCAGTTTACTTTGAAACCTTTCTCACTACGTGGAAGCCGGCGAAAGCCCCTGATGGAGATTACTACACCTTAG caCTACCCCTGGGGGATGTACCAATGCATGGTTTCTCTGTTGCTGATGTTGGAGCAGTCGTCTCTAGCATTTTCAATTCTCCAGAGGAGTTTATAGGCAAGGCTGTGGGGCTCAGTGCAGAAGCACTAACAACACAGCAGTATGCCGATGTTTTGTCCAAGAGTCTGGGGAAAGATGTCCGAGATGCAAAG ATCACTCCGGAAGCATATGGAAGGTTGGGATTCCGAGCCGCAAAGGAATTGGCTGATATGTTTCGCTTTTTTCAAATGAAGCCAGACCATGATGTCAAGCTCACCCACCGTCTAAACCCCAAAGTCAAAAGCTTCAGCCAGTTTATCTCGGAGAACCTAGGTGCCTTCAAAGATATATAG